In Lentisphaera araneosa HTCC2155, the genomic window ATGGGCTATTCAGATCTTGGCTGCGTAGGCGGTGATATTCAGACCCCAAATCTCGATAAATTGGCGAAAGACGGCTTGCTCTTCCCCAATTTTTATAACAATGCAAAATGTGCTCCTACCCGTGCATCGCTCATGACGGGTGTTTCGAATCATAAAACAGGTGCCGACCACGGCTCTGGTAATGTCATCGACTATGGTGGACTAAGCATCGCAGAAGCTCTTGAGGGTGAATATGTCAATCTCATGATCGACAAATGGCATATCACTCCCAAGCCCATGGACCTTGGTTTTTCTCGCTACTTTGGCAGTCCTCTTTCAGCAATCTTTTATTGGCCAACTGAAGATAAAAAGAAAGATGCTGGAAAAATGAGAATCGACGACAGGCAGTACACTGTTGAAGATATGGAAGTACCCCTCGAAGAATGGTACCTAACGACAGAAGACACCCGTTATGCTAATCGCTTTATAGAAGAAGAAATCATTCAAAAAAAGAGTGATAAACCCTTCTTTATGTATTATGGATCACATGCCCCTCACTGGCCTTTGCAAGCCCTGGAAGAAGATGTACAACTCTACCTAGATGTCTTTAAAAATGGCACCGATGACGTTCGTCAAAAACGTTATCAATACATGATCAAAAATGGCATTTTCGATGCCGAAAGCTGTAAACTTGAACCGGCTGTAAATGCCTGGAAAGACTTAAGTCCTGAACGCAAAAAATATTACCAGCGCGCTTTAGCCGTGCATTACGCCATGGTTCACCGCATGGATGTGGAACTCGGACACTTCTTTGATTACCTAAAGAAAAATGATCTTTGGGACAATACCCTGATTTTCTTCATGTCGGATAATGGCGCCAGCGGTGAAGGAAGCGAGACAATGATCCCGAAAGGTGGCAAA contains:
- a CDS encoding sulfatase-like hydrolase/transferase produces the protein MNWKITQSTALALTFVASCLSLTGKELPAKKPNIVIILADDMGYSDLGCVGGDIQTPNLDKLAKDGLLFPNFYNNAKCAPTRASLMTGVSNHKTGADHGSGNVIDYGGLSIAEALEGEYVNLMIDKWHITPKPMDLGFSRYFGSPLSAIFYWPTEDKKKDAGKMRIDDRQYTVEDMEVPLEEWYLTTEDTRYANRFIEEEIIQKKSDKPFFMYYGSHAPHWPLQALEEDVQLYLDVFKNGTDDVRQKRYQYMIKNGIFDAESCKLEPAVNAWKDLSPERKKYYQRALAVHYAMVHRMDVELGHFFDYLKKNDLWDNTLIFFMSDNGASGEGSETMIPKGGKLGARGTRARIDGIGAQMCNTPFRGNKSTLNEGGVATPMIAHWPAGFGKPGKINRQVGHIIDLMPTILDITGIEYPETYKGRKILDLDGVSLLPALLEDKEFERSFVQYYEGHENIHDGEWKLYRKNKKQPNAPKSPWQLYNLKSDRTQQNDLAAKFPERVAELEKKYQNWEKEVAAIQAEVYKKHPKYSPEEKYKSKLAKGKIKNKKPKK